The following coding sequences are from one Rhipicephalus microplus isolate Deutch F79 chromosome 3, USDA_Rmic, whole genome shotgun sequence window:
- the LOC142803042 gene encoding uncharacterized protein LOC142803042 isoform X3, which translates to MTFSRETVVCVLMFCIAINCFCITSHVIGTYRAIASEGFIFDLLLGLETGVNLVSDFVLLNALQTQSNPAQNSSPHAEVVMKLRNFLTLNTGTILFCCVTHIGASYFLAQHVHVHGAKNAEEKQTVRGAILHNIYGFYRDFKDNPPLTNAIVVVNPLANQGQPVVFVNVNPPPPQGVVAVPRQ; encoded by the exons ATGACCTTTTCTCGGGAAACGGTCGTCTGCGTACTCATGTTTTGCATC GCTATCAACTGTTTCTGCATCACCTCACACGTCATTGGTACCTACAGAGCAATTGCAA GCGAGGGTTTCATCTTCGACTTACTTCTTGGCCTTGAGACGGGCGTCAACCTGGTGTCGGACTTCGTCCTGCTCAACGCACTCCAAACACAG TCGAACCCGGCACAGAACAGCTCACCTCAT GCCGAAGTGGTGATGAAGCTCCGCAATTTCCTGACGCTGAACACGGGAACCATACTGTTCTGCTGCGTGACCCACATAGGCGCATCGTACTTCTTAGCTCAGCAT GTTCACGTGCATGGGGCTAAGAACGCCGAGGAAAAGCAGACGGTGCGG GGTGCCATCTTGCACAACATCTACGGCTTCTACCGGGACTTTAAAGACAACCCACCGCTAACGAACGCCATCGTCGTGGTCAATCCGCTAGCCAACCAGGGGCAGCCTGTTGTTTTCGTCAATGTGAATCCACCGCCACCGCAAGGAGTCGTTGCGGTGCCTAGGCAGTAG
- the LOC142803042 gene encoding uncharacterized protein LOC142803042 isoform X1 — protein sequence MTFSRETVVCVLMFCIAINCFCITSHVIGTYRAIASEGFIFDLLLGLETGVNLVSDFVLLNALQTQSNPAQNSSPHAEVVMKLRNFLTLNTGTILFCCVTHIGASYFLAQHVHVHGAKNAEEKQTVRNSVFSQLAIYYVILALVKGAILHNIYGFYRDFKDNPPLTNAIVVVNPLANQGQPVVFVNVNPPPPQGVVAVPRQ from the exons ATGACCTTTTCTCGGGAAACGGTCGTCTGCGTACTCATGTTTTGCATC GCTATCAACTGTTTCTGCATCACCTCACACGTCATTGGTACCTACAGAGCAATTGCAA GCGAGGGTTTCATCTTCGACTTACTTCTTGGCCTTGAGACGGGCGTCAACCTGGTGTCGGACTTCGTCCTGCTCAACGCACTCCAAACACAG TCGAACCCGGCACAGAACAGCTCACCTCAT GCCGAAGTGGTGATGAAGCTCCGCAATTTCCTGACGCTGAACACGGGAACCATACTGTTCTGCTGCGTGACCCACATAGGCGCATCGTACTTCTTAGCTCAGCAT GTTCACGTGCATGGGGCTAAGAACGCCGAGGAAAAGCAGACGGTGCGG AACAGCGTGTTTTCTCAGCTGGCCATCTACTACGTGATTCTAGCCTTAGTAAAG GGTGCCATCTTGCACAACATCTACGGCTTCTACCGGGACTTTAAAGACAACCCACCGCTAACGAACGCCATCGTCGTGGTCAATCCGCTAGCCAACCAGGGGCAGCCTGTTGTTTTCGTCAATGTGAATCCACCGCCACCGCAAGGAGTCGTTGCGGTGCCTAGGCAGTAG
- the LOC142803042 gene encoding uncharacterized protein LOC142803042 isoform X2, translated as MASYQKKNTKRHLSLAINCFCITSHVIGTYRAIASEGFIFDLLLGLETGVNLVSDFVLLNALQTQSNPAQNSSPHAEVVMKLRNFLTLNTGTILFCCVTHIGASYFLAQHVHVHGAKNAEEKQTVRNSVFSQLAIYYVILALVKGAILHNIYGFYRDFKDNPPLTNAIVVVNPLANQGQPVVFVNVNPPPPQGVVAVPRQ; from the exons ATGGCatcataccaaaaaaaaaacactaaacggCATTTGTCATTG GCTATCAACTGTTTCTGCATCACCTCACACGTCATTGGTACCTACAGAGCAATTGCAA GCGAGGGTTTCATCTTCGACTTACTTCTTGGCCTTGAGACGGGCGTCAACCTGGTGTCGGACTTCGTCCTGCTCAACGCACTCCAAACACAG TCGAACCCGGCACAGAACAGCTCACCTCAT GCCGAAGTGGTGATGAAGCTCCGCAATTTCCTGACGCTGAACACGGGAACCATACTGTTCTGCTGCGTGACCCACATAGGCGCATCGTACTTCTTAGCTCAGCAT GTTCACGTGCATGGGGCTAAGAACGCCGAGGAAAAGCAGACGGTGCGG AACAGCGTGTTTTCTCAGCTGGCCATCTACTACGTGATTCTAGCCTTAGTAAAG GGTGCCATCTTGCACAACATCTACGGCTTCTACCGGGACTTTAAAGACAACCCACCGCTAACGAACGCCATCGTCGTGGTCAATCCGCTAGCCAACCAGGGGCAGCCTGTTGTTTTCGTCAATGTGAATCCACCGCCACCGCAAGGAGTCGTTGCGGTGCCTAGGCAGTAG